GGGAGATCGAACGGTCGCTCGCGATAGCGCCATCGATCGGTGCGCTTCCGGGGCGACTGTTCGAGACGGCGGGCGGTACACGGACATATTGCATCCCTTCCCAGCAGCACCCATTACTATAGACGGGCTACTAGAGGCGGTAGTTGACGGGTAACAGTCGGCCTCGGCTCCCCCTCCCCGATATCCGAATACGAGACACTCATCGATTCGACCACGTTTCGAACATGTCCGTACAATTCAAGCAGAAAAACCGACGATAATTCGTCCAAAACCGGTTTCTATGACCAGTATGTCAAACAAACAACAAGCAATTACTGCGTACGGAACCGCAACCGAACGGGCGAACCGAGACCGACGAAAACCGCACGGAACGCGCCGACGGTAGCGGCTTCGGATCACGGACTCGCGGAGACTCGCGAGAGAGCGCGATCGGTTCCCCTACTGATAGCGGGGGCCGTAAAGGAAACACTATCGAGAATGAATCGATCGACCGGGACCGCCGGCTCTCGGTGTAGCCGGTCCGTTCGCCCCGTCGATACCCGCCACGCGACGAGATCCCGCGGACTCCGCAGCGCGCAACCCGAGGCCGAAACCGACCGGCGAACACACCGGGGTTCCGGTCGAAACCGCCGGCGGGCGCGTCGCCGGCGGCGGTCCGGAAACGCGGTCGGGCGACCCGATCGCGCCGTCACGTTGGCGACCCGAAATGTGGGGATTCGCCGCGGGGACGTATCGAATCGGCACACCTTTGGCAGTCGCTGGTGAAGTGCGTGTATGGGTTTTGGTAGCTACGACGAATCCGAGCAACAGCAGCAGACGGCGGACGACGAGGACGACGTCGAAGCCGTCAACGTCCACGAAAACGATCACGACGGACAGCTGTCGTTCGAGTCCGACGCCTCGACCGACGAGCTCGTCTCGCAGCTCGGCTCGATGAAAGACGACGAGGACGAGACCGAGGAGTAAGACTCGAGGATCGGCGTCGTCACCGTCTCGCGATCGGCGGGGCGCGGCGACGAGCGGGGCCGGGTCGGCGAGCGGACCCGATTCGAAGCCGAATTTTCTCATTTCGTGCGCGTATCGCGACCGATCGGTTCGACGGGAAACCAGAATAGAATACGTAGCTGCCGGCTCGGTACGAGACGGGGCGACGGCTCAGCAGAGTTTCGACGCGCAGAGTTCGCCGATCGCGCGTCGGAGCCGCTGGGAGACCGCGGACTTCGAGACGCCGAGCCGGTCGGCCAGTTCGTCCTGGGAGATACCGCGGGGAACGTCGAAGTAGCCCTCCTCGTGGGCGACGGCCAGCAGTTCCTCCTGTTTTTCCGTCAGGGCGACGACGCAGTCGTCCTCGTCGTCGGAGAGTCGCAGGTGGTCGACCGTAACGGAGATATCGCGGTCGCGGCAGTGGTCGTTGAAGGAGACGAGATCGTCTCGGCTCGGGAACTGGAGCTGGACGCGCCAGCCGTCGCGGGAACTCGAGAGGTCTAACAGTCGGCCGCCGACTTCGGCCGTCGCCGCGATGAACGTCACCGCTCGGTCGGTGAGTTCGACCCGGTAGACGCGCCGGTCGGGGTAGCGGTCCGCGAGCACCGGATCGGCGACCGTCGGATCGAGTTCCAGCGCCGACTCGAAGTCCTCGAACGACTCGCCGGAGACGCTACAGAAGACGAGCGTCCGGCCCGTGCCGAGGGTGGTCCAGTACTCGGGTTCGACGGTGACGTCGGTCGCTCGGCGAAGGGTCGGGCGCAGGAACAGCGACGAGTGATCGAGGCGGAGTTGGGTGACGATGCCGCCGTCGGCCTGCGACCGAATTCCCGTGCGGTCGTCCTCGTATTCGGTGACGTCGATGCTCACAGGTCGATCCCTCCCGCCGGATACCGGCTGTAATTCCTCGTTACCGCGAACTCGCTCATCGACTACTGAATTCGGCCGCGAGTACATGGTGGTAGACGCTATACACGGAACCGACGCCGGCGAGACCCCCTATATCTATTCACGCGTCGTTTCCCCTGAACGTCTACCGGTGGAAGAAATAGCGCCTTACGCTCCGAGTCACCGATTTGAACCGCAGTAAGCCGCTAATACCCACACGGGTTCTGATACTACTCCTCGGCGGCGTCGGGTCGCTCGTCGAACAGCAACGCGAAGACCTTCCGCTGGGCCAGCCGCAGGTGGCGGCTGAACGTCGGCTGGGAGACGCCGAGCGAATCGGCGATCTCCTCGCCGGTGCTCTCGCGGGGCCACTCGAAGAAGCCGCCGTAGTAGGCGGTCTCGAGGGTCCGGAGCTGTCGTTCCGAGAGCCGCGTGCGGAGTTCGGCGTCGAACGCGCGGGCGGGCTGGACCGACCGGTCGCGTTCCCGGCGGGCGACCAGGTCCGCCCCCGGCTGGCGGCGCTCGATCAGGCGGACGAACGACCGGACGTCGACCGTACTCGAGAGGTCGACGACGAGGCGGGTGCGATCGTCGACCGGGACGACGGAGCGCAACACGCCGCCGTGCTCGGCGAGCGTGGTCGCGAGCGTCGACGTCGTGAGGACGAGTTCGAGCAGCGACGCGTCCGGTCGCTCGCCGACGATCCGTCCGGACTCGACGCCTGACACCGGTTCGACGGCCGCTCGGAGCGCGTCCTCGGTGACGTCGGTCGCGGTACAGAACACCGTCGAACCGGACGACGATCGCGGGACGACGGCCTCGACGTCGAGCCGGCGATCGAGTCGGTGGGCGACCGCCGACAGGGGTTCGTCGGTCCCCTGCAGGACGATCTCGAGTTCGGTGACGCGCTCGGAGAGCAGCGCTCGCTTGCGCTCGACGGCGGCGATCGCGTGGCTGGCGACCGTCGCGAGGTGGGTACAGACCGCCCGCGCGGCGTCGTCGAACGCCGCCGGCTGCTCGGCGTAGACGGTGAGGGTGCCGTAACAGAAGTCGTCGATCGCCAGCGGGACGCTCAGCGCGGATCGGAACTCGCGTTCGGCGGTCCGGCGATCCCACGCCTCGGTCGCGTCGGCGGCATCGACGGCCGCAGCGGCGGTCGGCTCGAGCGCTGTCGCTGCCCTCGCGGTCGGATGCGCCGGCCCGTCGTCGCCGTCCATCGGAACCGACAGCGACTCGATCGCGTCGCCGTTCCGGCCGGCCCAGGCGTCGGGCGTGATGCGGTCGGAGCCGGCCGAGACGTCGCCGATCCAGGCCAGATCGATCGTGCCGGGGGCCTCGTCGAACGAGAGGGAAACGAGCGCCTCGCAGAGCGAGGACTCGATCTCGCGGCGCGTCTCGCCGGCGAGCAGCGTCCGCTCGATCTCGCGGAGCCGGCGACAGCGGTCGACGACGGACTCGAGG
This window of the Haloterrigena gelatinilytica genome carries:
- a CDS encoding helix-turn-helix domain-containing protein, whose protein sequence is MSIDVTEYEDDRTGIRSQADGGIVTQLRLDHSSLFLRPTLRRATDVTVEPEYWTTLGTGRTLVFCSVSGESFEDFESALELDPTVADPVLADRYPDRRVYRVELTDRAVTFIAATAEVGGRLLDLSSSRDGWRVQLQFPSRDDLVSFNDHCRDRDISVTVDHLRLSDDEDDCVVALTEKQEELLAVAHEEGYFDVPRGISQDELADRLGVSKSAVSQRLRRAIGELCASKLC
- a CDS encoding DUF5786 family protein, with product MGFGSYDESEQQQQTADDEDDVEAVNVHENDHDGQLSFESDASTDELVSQLGSMKDDEDETEE